One Hermetia illucens chromosome 4, iHerIll2.2.curated.20191125, whole genome shotgun sequence DNA segment encodes these proteins:
- the LOC119655733 gene encoding mediator of RNA polymerase II transcription subunit 28 isoform X1, translating to MASSSNGNGNLMDEFEEAFQACLNALTKQESNTGVTKEEVEFEVQATANKFIDVARQMEAFFLQKRFVISALKPEMLLKDENQELKAEIARKDQLINKHYARLEEWKSLLSDQQQQQGYNKPPQSQPDMRAINANPAGIPQNGPSQMGMVGGAGGGGGGAGGIPGSLQAQLQQQQHLQQQQHQQQMLQAQQMQQMQQMQVGAQQLYMQQGGPVGARGAFNQGANVLQGPLAYLEKTTSNIDLVGMGDGRR from the exons GCCTGCTTGAATGCCCTCACCAAACAAGAATCCAATACAGGCGTAACAAAAGAAGAAGTTGAATTTGAAGTACAGGCAACAGCAAATAAATTCATCGATGTCGCACGTCAAATGGAAGCATTCTTCCTTCAAAAGCGTTTTGTGATCTCAGCTCTCAAACCCGAAATGCTTTTGAAGGATGAAAATCAGGAACTCAAAGCCGAAATTGCACGAAAAGATCAATTAATCAATAAACACTACGCACGTCTAGAAGAATGGAAATCTCTACTTTCCgatcaacagcagcagcaa GGCTATAATAAACCACCTCAATCACAACCCGATATGCGAGCGATAAATGCCAATCCTGCCGGTATTCCACAAAACGGACCAAGTCAAATGGGTATGGTTGGAGGCGCTGGTGGCGGAGGTGGTGGGGCCGGTGGGATCCCGGGAAGTCTTCAAGCTCAattgcaacaacaacaacatcttcaacagcaacaacatcaacaacaaatgCTTCAGGCACAACAGATGCAGCAAATGCAACAGATGCAG GTCGGCGCTCAGCAGCTATACATGCAACAAGGTGGACCTGTCGGAGCTCGTGGGGCATTCAACCAAGGTGCTAATGTTTTGCAGGGTCCTTTAGCATACTTGGAGAAAACAACAAGCAATATAG ACCTTGTAGGCATGGGTGATGGACGAAGGTGA
- the LOC119655733 gene encoding mediator of RNA polymerase II transcription subunit 28 isoform X2, which produces MASSSNGNGNLMDEFEEAFQACLNALTKQESNTGVTKEEVEFEVQATANKFIDVARQMEAFFLQKRFVISALKPEMLLKDENQELKAEIARKDQLINKHYARLEEWKSLLSDQQQQQGYNKPPQSQPDMRAINANPAGIPQNGPSQMGMVGGAGGGGGGAGGIPGSLQAQLQQQQHLQQQQHQQQMLQAQQMQQMQQMQSFGKLAKR; this is translated from the exons GCCTGCTTGAATGCCCTCACCAAACAAGAATCCAATACAGGCGTAACAAAAGAAGAAGTTGAATTTGAAGTACAGGCAACAGCAAATAAATTCATCGATGTCGCACGTCAAATGGAAGCATTCTTCCTTCAAAAGCGTTTTGTGATCTCAGCTCTCAAACCCGAAATGCTTTTGAAGGATGAAAATCAGGAACTCAAAGCCGAAATTGCACGAAAAGATCAATTAATCAATAAACACTACGCACGTCTAGAAGAATGGAAATCTCTACTTTCCgatcaacagcagcagcaa GGCTATAATAAACCACCTCAATCACAACCCGATATGCGAGCGATAAATGCCAATCCTGCCGGTATTCCACAAAACGGACCAAGTCAAATGGGTATGGTTGGAGGCGCTGGTGGCGGAGGTGGTGGGGCCGGTGGGATCCCGGGAAGTCTTCAAGCTCAattgcaacaacaacaacatcttcaacagcaacaacatcaacaacaaatgCTTCAGGCACAACAGATGCAGCAAATGCAACAGATGCAG TCGTTCGGGAAATTGGCTAAGCggtaa